One window of Kosakonia cowanii JCM 10956 = DSM 18146 genomic DNA carries:
- a CDS encoding AraC family transcriptional regulator: MHDLALAGFDPDSQQEAAVAFHIRMAAHEQRIPAHHHRKGQLILALKGAITCEVENARWMVPPHHAMWLPGFVPHSNHATANAQLCFLFIESWAVVMPEHCCTLKISPLVRELILQLAARSTAARREPQTQRLIQVLFDELPHQPQMQLQLPVSMHHKIRQMVETMEQAPAERQTLGQWAQRFAMSERNLARLVVKETGLSFRRWRHQLQLILALRLLIEGHSVQHIAQTLGYDSTTAFITMFKKGLGQTPGRYLATLGEQ; this comes from the coding sequence ATGCACGACTTAGCCTTAGCGGGCTTCGATCCCGACAGCCAGCAGGAAGCCGCTGTCGCCTTTCACATCCGCATGGCGGCGCATGAACAACGTATTCCCGCTCATCATCATCGCAAAGGGCAGTTGATCCTCGCCTTAAAAGGGGCGATCACCTGTGAAGTGGAGAATGCCCGCTGGATGGTGCCGCCGCACCACGCCATGTGGCTACCGGGTTTTGTGCCGCACAGCAATCACGCTACCGCCAATGCGCAGCTCTGCTTTCTGTTTATTGAAAGCTGGGCGGTGGTGATGCCGGAGCACTGCTGCACCCTCAAAATCTCGCCGCTGGTGCGCGAGCTGATCCTGCAACTTGCTGCCCGTTCAACCGCCGCACGGCGTGAGCCGCAGACCCAGCGCCTGATCCAGGTGCTATTTGATGAGCTACCCCATCAGCCGCAAATGCAGCTGCAGCTTCCCGTCTCAATGCATCACAAGATCCGCCAGATGGTCGAGACGATGGAGCAGGCCCCGGCGGAGCGGCAGACGCTGGGGCAGTGGGCGCAGCGATTCGCCATGAGTGAGCGCAACCTTGCTCGCCTGGTGGTGAAAGAGACAGGGCTGAGCTTTCGCCGCTGGCGACACCAGTTGCAGCTGATCCTCGCCCTGCGTCTGTTGATTGAGGGGCACAGCGTGCAGCACATTGCCCAGACGCTGGGGTATGACTCAACCACGGCGTTTATCACCATGTTTAAAAAGGGATTGGGGCAAACGCCAGGGCGCTATCTGGCAACGCTTGGCGAGCAGTAA
- a CDS encoding ABC transporter substrate-binding protein, whose amino-acid sequence MATSLHTKNIVALSALALLSALSFSAQADKLADIKAAGVVKVATFDANPPFGAIDPKTHDIVGYDVDFAKALAKSLGVKLQLVATNPANRIPLLQSGKVDLIVADITITPERAQVIDFSTPYFVTGQQFLVPASSPDKLDAYSKARIGAVKGTTGEQALHQRFPQSRVLAYDDIPLALTALRNGNVQAITQDSTILAGLLAGAPDKAKFKILPDLLSKEEIGVGVSKGESALLNKVNAELVNLEKSGEAAKIYDTWFGPQTKTPAPRSFTIEAK is encoded by the coding sequence ATGGCAACCTCATTACACACAAAAAACATCGTTGCGCTCAGCGCGCTGGCGCTACTTTCGGCGCTCTCCTTCTCCGCGCAGGCAGACAAGCTGGCAGATATCAAAGCCGCAGGCGTCGTTAAAGTCGCCACCTTTGACGCCAATCCGCCCTTTGGCGCGATCGATCCTAAAACACACGATATTGTTGGCTACGACGTCGATTTTGCAAAAGCGCTGGCGAAAAGCCTCGGCGTTAAGCTGCAACTGGTTGCCACCAATCCGGCGAACCGTATTCCGCTGCTGCAATCCGGCAAGGTCGACCTCATTGTTGCAGATATCACCATTACCCCGGAGCGGGCGCAGGTGATTGATTTCTCTACACCTTACTTCGTCACCGGCCAGCAATTCCTCGTTCCGGCCTCTTCACCAGACAAGCTTGATGCCTACAGTAAAGCGCGCATCGGCGCGGTAAAAGGCACCACCGGCGAGCAGGCGCTGCATCAGCGCTTCCCGCAATCCCGCGTGCTGGCCTATGACGATATTCCGCTGGCGTTGACCGCACTGCGTAACGGCAACGTGCAGGCGATCACCCAGGACAGCACCATTCTGGCGGGGCTGCTGGCGGGCGCGCCGGACAAAGCGAAGTTTAAGATCCTGCCCGACCTGCTGTCGAAAGAGGAGATTGGCGTCGGCGTCAGCAAAGGGGAGAGCGCCCTGCTGAACAAAGTTAACGCAGAGCTGGTGAACCTCGAAAAGAGCGGTGAAGCGGCGAAAATTTATGACACCTGGTTTGGCCCGC